In Candidatus Equadaptatus faecalis, one genomic interval encodes:
- a CDS encoding autotransporter outer membrane beta-barrel domain-containing protein, translating into SRYETGSHIDLNSTNVAAGLSKKVKDNVTLGIFVEGGNGRYTTENEFEDGNVRADGDVNYFGGGIFLKAEGKKTAKGQLHGEASFRAGHMNSDYNSETFNPGESTRFDTSNAYMGAHAAVGYKWNVTNGGNIDTYVKYLWNRQNSDSPVIDGEQFDLDAINSHRLRAGFRYNGKETKEGIKFFGGLAYEYEFDGVAKGHLGEYALLEPDFKGGSGMAELGIKYHKPNSPWKVELGVTGYTGKRDSIGAHLNAWYEFGK; encoded by the coding sequence AGCCGTTATGAAACAGGCAGCCACATAGACCTCAACAGCACAAACGTTGCGGCGGGACTCTCAAAGAAAGTAAAAGACAACGTAACGCTTGGAATATTCGTTGAAGGCGGAAACGGACGCTACACGACAGAAAACGAATTTGAAGACGGCAACGTAAGAGCGGACGGCGACGTCAACTACTTCGGCGGCGGTATATTCCTCAAAGCGGAAGGCAAAAAGACAGCCAAAGGACAGCTCCACGGAGAAGCCTCATTCAGAGCGGGACACATGAACAGCGACTACAACAGCGAAACGTTTAACCCCGGAGAAAGCACCCGCTTTGACACAAGCAACGCCTACATGGGAGCGCACGCAGCAGTCGGTTACAAATGGAACGTAACAAACGGCGGCAACATTGACACCTACGTCAAATACCTCTGGAACAGACAAAACAGCGACAGCCCTGTAATAGACGGCGAACAATTTGACCTTGACGCGATAAACTCTCACAGACTTCGCGCGGGCTTCCGCTACAACGGCAAAGAAACAAAAGAAGGGATAAAATTCTTCGGCGGACTTGCCTACGAATACGAATTTGACGGAGTTGCGAAAGGACATCTGGGAGAATACGCGCTGCTTGAACCTGACTTCAAAGGCGGAAGCGGAATGGCGGAACTCGGCATAAAATACCATAAGCCGAACAGCCCCTGGAAAGTAGAACTTGGCGTAACAGGCTACACAGGCAAACGCGACAGCATAGGCGCGCACCTGAACGCGTGGTATGAGTTCGGGAAATAG